From the genome of Candidatus Defluviilinea proxima:
GTGGGATCTGGCGGACAAGGTTCCATACTTGTTCGTAATAGGCTTGTTGATTGGGAGGGGATGAGAATTGCATGATGCCTTTCTGACCATGGACGATGGACCATTGACCGTGAAATATTGTCCATCGTCCATGGTCTATCGTCTATTCCACGAACGTCCCGCCTTGGATCTGTTCATCCATCACAGCGCGTGTGGATGAGAATTTCAATGTCACTTCGATCTGTTGAAAGCACTTGCCGCCACTGCCCATCAATACTTTGCGGGCAAAGTAGACATTGCGATTGTCTTCGAATTCAATGCTTAGATCATTATCGAGGTCGGTGCGACCTTCGATGATCTCGCCGCAACGATTGCATTTGACCTTGAATGTGTAATATCGTTTTTGAGCGGCGGTAGGTGTACTGAATAGTTTTTTGAGAAAACTCATTGGATCTCTTCTCCTAAAGATAATTCTTCTGTGCTATTCAAATGACGAGATGGCAGGTCAATGTGTGCAAGATAATTCTTGCCATTTGAACGATAAATGACTAATAGTGTATTGCCATTTTTAAATGCGGTGCCGAGTAGATCGTCTACATCAGAAATAATTTCAGTATACCCTCTGCCTCCAACATCTGATATGGCGATGGTTTGTTTATCAAGGGATGAAAGTTCCTCATCTTTATCCGTGTCCGCTTTGGCTATGGAGAAAAGCCACCAATCTATAGGCTTGGTCGGTTGCTGTGGATCGGGTTGGTTATTGAAATTCAAAACTGGCTTTGGAAAACCTTCCATGGTAATGATTTCAAAATCATTGGTCGTTAAAAGTGGATACACTTCTTCTGTTGTAATATCAAGAAACACCAAGTTAAATTGGTTGTATCCATACCCACTGCCGTACCATCTACCAGACGAAAATAGCTCGTTAAGAACACTGGAGTCATTATTTTCACCTGTGACAGATGCGATCAGGTAATTCGTTCCATCAATCGAGCGGAAATCCCCGAGAACCTTGGTAATTGGCTCCGCCTCTTTTTTTGCAGGTAAGGTTAATGTGTTCGAGGTTTGTGCTCGTACAAAGAACAACCCCACACAAACAACTCCCACTAACAAGGTTATGGAAACTGCTAACAGTATTTTCTTTGTTCTTGATGACATTTTATACTCTGTGATTTTAGCTTAATATCTTTTCTATATTGTTTAACTCATCAGCGCTGAACTTCAGATTGTTCAACGCGCCGAGACTTTCTTCCAATTGTTTGACACTGCTTGCGCCGATCAATGATGATGTGACAACGGGATTTCGTAACGTCCATGCGATGGCCATTTGCGCGAGGGATTGTCCGCGCTGTTCGGCGAGTTCGTTGAGTTTCTTTACCTTGGGCAAATTCTTTTCAACAGTATCCGACGTCAACCACACACGTTCGGTTTTGCTGGCGCGGGCGTCAGAGGGGATGCCGTTCAAGTATCGCTGAGTTAGCTGTCCCTGCGCGAGAGGCGAGAAGACGATGCATCCGATTCCTTCGTTGGACAGAACATCCAACAGCCCGCCCTCGATCCAACGATCGAACATGTTGTATGACGGTTGATGGATGAGGCAGGGTGTGCCCATCTCTTTTAGGATTTGCGCTGCGCGCCGCGTCTGTTCTGGACTGTAGCTTGAGATGCCAACATATAAAGCTTTGCCCTGGCGGACGGCGGAGTCGAGCGCGCCCATCGTCTCTTCGAGCGGGGTGTCGGGGTCGGGGCGGTGACTGTAGAAGATGTCGACGTACTCGAGCCCCATGCGTTTGAGGGATGCATCGAGGCTGGCGAGCATGTATTTGCGAGAACCCCATTCGCCGTAGGGACCGGGCCACATGTCGTAGCCCGCCTTGGTGGAGATGATGAGTTCATCGCGGTAGGGATGGAAATCTTGTTTGTAGAGTTGACCGAATGTGACTTCGGCCGAGCCGGGAGGGGGACCGTAGTTGTTGGCGAGATCGAAGTGTGTGACACCGAGATCGAAGGCGCGGCGTGCGATGGCACGTCCGTTCTCAAGCTTATCGACGCCGCCGAAGTTGTACCACCAGCCGAGCGATATGGCGGGCAGTTTGAGGCCGCTTTTGCCTGTGCGGTTGTAGGTCATAGTGTCGTAACGGGTGTCTGATGCGAGGTAGGGCATTATTGTTTTCCTTATTGAAGCAATGATATGTCAAGATAAACGTGCAAAATATATTTTGATAGTTTGTGCTGTACGGGTAATCCCAAATAATTTCCTAGCTCATGAATTGATGTTTGCCATTCTGCTTTGCTAGTTGGCCCTTTCATCTCTGTGTCATTGATGAAGTAAAGGAATATAAGATAAGCAGGGATTTGGTTAAGTTCACGCAACAAATAGAGATGTGCAATTCGATTGGTGTATTGATAATATGTGCCAGACCAATCTTTCTCTGGGTTGATGCCAAGAAAAGATTTGACTTCATCTAAACTTTTGCGAATTAATTCCAATGATGATGCACTTGCTCGTGAAGCAGGCGACCTCATTTCAGAGAGATGTGCTTTTGCCTCGACCAACAATACTTTCCCGTCTTCCATTTTTGCTAACCCATCCCATTGTGGCCCCTTACGAGGCCAAAAAGATAACAGGGGGTGGTGAGAAAGTTTGATGTTCAATTGTTCAAGGAATTCATTGTCTCTGTATTCAGCATATTCGTCTGATTTGATTGGAGATACCCAAGTAATAGAACGACGTTCTTTTTCTGGTAAGCACTCCAAAACCTCTGAATCAAGAATAGGCTGTTTTTCATTTATAGCAAATTGAAGCCATTTTTGACTTCCACGGCTTGCAGGGCCTGAAGCAAAACGTGTCATAGATACTTAGCCAATAGAGTTTTTATGTTATTTATATATCACCCGAAACCTCATGCACACCAACGGCATATCTTCTGAAAATTCTTTCCCGATCTTGGGAAGCGTACGTGAAAAGAAATCTTTGTGCAATTCGCGCCAGTATTGCAAAGATAGGTCGCCTTCCGCTTCTTCGCGGGCAAAGTCGGCGTCCACTTCATTGTAGTTACGGATTGCTATTTCCACGGCTTCGATAATGCACAGCGGTTCATCTTGTCCGTTCAGTACAATCGTAATGAGTCCCGCCTGTGGAAGGGGATTCTCTCCCCATTCCCAAACAGAGCCACAAGTTGCGGTCTTTGTCCCTTGAGCGATCAAAGCACCAAGTTCATCTGCCATCTCAGGGCTATCCCCCCAACCTTCGGCAGCGTAACTCTTTGAATGGTAGGGAGAGTCCGCTGGGAGGGTAGATAGGAATTTCTGCCAATAGGCTTGGATAGTTTCTTCGGTCATGGTTTATAACTCTTTGTCCATTATAAAATGAACGATACGATATTCCTTCGAAAGAACATCCAATTGTTCATCGTTCACTTTCTTCGGGTCAATCCCAAACAGCGGAGCTACGAAGCCTGATGCGATGAGCACTTGCCTCAACAAAAACAAACGGTTTTGTGAATCGGAAACATCTTCCGCGTGCGCCTTCCGTTTCCCTTCAGGAAGCCATAATTCTATATCGGGGTTTGCCTGCATATTGCGATACCAATCCGAAATGGATCCGAAGCCTGCCGTGCAATAGATCTCACCGTCAACAATTGCATAGTTGACCGGCGTGAGATACTCCTTGCCGCTCTTTCGTCCGCGATGTTTGATGACCATAATGCGGCCCACCACCGCAGGCCAAGAGTTAATCATCTTTCCCCAGCCCATCTTCCACATCCATACCATGAAGCGATTTAGCTTGTGAAAGACTTTTCGCAGAGTATTCATCTGCTCTTGTGTATAACTTGCGACATTCATGTTCCCTCCCCGGAACTTGATCATGGACCAATGACGGTGGACCGTATTCACTCACAAACGGTCGACTGTCCATTGTCTACGGTCTATTAAAATTTCCATTTCCTCAACACATCCAAAGCCTTGTAACTCGTTAAGTCCAATTGCAACGGTGTGATGGATACGTACCCATCCTGCAACGCGCCGAAATCTGAACCTTCTTCGAATACACCGGTGGGCGCTTCGCCACCGATCCAAAAATAGGGTTTGCCGCGCGGGTCGATGCGTTCATCGAGTGCATCGCGGTAGACGCGCAATCCTTGCCGTGTGACCATATACCCCGCCAGTTCATTTTCTTTTCGATATGGGACGTTGACATTCAACACAACGCCATCAGGCAGCCCATCTGCGATCACTTTTTCCACAACACGCCTGCCCACAATGGCGGCAGTGGAATATTCCAATTGACCTTTGTATCCCTCAGGCGAATCCATTGAGACTGCGATGCCTTTCACCCCAGCAATGACAGCCTCCATCGCGGCAGTGACCGTCCCTGAGTAGGTGATGTCATGCCCGATATTGGCGTTCGGGTTGATCCCCGAAACTACAATATCAATTTCCTCTTGAACGAATCCCAGCAAAAGAATAGCGACACAATCTGAAGGCGCACCGTCCGATGTAAAAGCGGATGTCCCATCTGCGAGCGTCACCTCCTTCACGCGCAACGGACGTTCCATCGTCTTCACATGTCCCGATGCCGACCAGTTCTTATCCGGCGCGAACACGGTCACCTTGCCGAGTTTACGCATTTCCTGTGCGAGAGCCAGAAGACCTGGCGCTAATACCCCGTCGTCGTTGGTTACGAGTATATGCATTTTGATTTCCGATTTTGGATTTATGATTGACGATTAATGATTAGATTATAACCCCGCCTGTATAATATCTTTCATGCGCCGTCAATTACGAATTACGCAATACGCAATACTTTTCCCTTTCCTCTTTCTTCTTTCCTCTTGCAATTCATCTCCACCTCTCACAACCTCCTTAATCCTCTACCGCTTCGACCCTCCTGCCTTCCTCGAATACTCCGCAGACCTTCAACTCACAAAAGAGATTCCCTTTCACATTCCTCCTTCTTGTGGACTCTTCAACACGTTCCCTGCTCCTAGCGGACAGTTTCTCCTCATCGAATTAAATTGTCCCAACGGGCAGACGGTTCTTTTCCTTAACACCGAAACTGATTCTGTTTCTCAACCCATTTCCTCCTCTGATGCCCACTTCCTCGCATGGACGAGTAACGGCAAGTCCGCATATCTAAAAATAGATTCGCTCGGCAGTCCGCAAATCGTCCGCGTGGATACGGATGGCGCACAAGATATTCTGTCCATTCCCGAATTCACCTACGATCTCTCCGCCAAACCTGATTCAAAAGATCTCATCTTCACCCTCTCGCGCGGGCTTGGCGCCGGGAGTGAACTCTACTTTACACGAAACGATGGAAGAACAACACAGTTGCTGTATTCCGATCAATTCAACTATATTTCCTTCGCACGTTTTTCTCCCGATGGAAAACAAATCGCTTTTATCAAAACCCCCGATACACAAACTCCCTTCACAGTAGGGGAGTTGTGGATCATGGATGCCGACGGTGTGAACGCGCGCAAATTGGCCGATGCAGATGCAGGTCACGGATATGCGGCGAACTGGTCACCGGATGGGAAGCAAATTGCGTTCGTCCTACGCGAGAATCCAGAAGACGAAAACGCGAATCGATCCAGCGATGCATTGATAAGCAATATATATATCGTTGATGTCGCAAGCGGGAAGTTGACTCAAGTCACGCATTTAACAGAAGGCCATGCAGAGACTCCGTACTGGTCACCGGACGGGAACACTTTGGTATTCAATATAGTCGTAAATGGTAGAATACTAGTGCACATCGCGGACACAAATTCTGCCAACCTTGAGATAAAGCCTTTCGGAACGGAAGCAACTTGTTGTCCCGCGTGGATGCGAAAGTGAGTCGAATTGATTCGTCGAATCATCATTATCCTGATCCTAACTTTAATGGTTACCTCCTGTGGCTCCGCTGCGGCTCCTACAGAGGCGGCGGTCGCATATACCCAGGCGGTGGAAGCTCCTGCACTGGCAGACGTCACGGCTACGGCTCAGCCTATTATTGTAGAAGATACGCCGACAGCTGAACCTACTCTGACCTTTACACCCGAACCTACATTTACACCTTCTGTCACTCCTACAGAAACATCTTTACCGCCGCTTGAACTGCCAACGGAAAATCCCAACGCGCCCGCACTGCTCGCATGGGACGGCACACCAACATACCTCGGTGATTCTCAACCCGGCTTTGATTTCCGTGTTTTTTATGACCCGCAATTGTGGGCGCTTACGCAAGATCAATTCGGCTACTTTGCCATCGGTCATCGGAATATCCCGTACTGTGTGATCTCGGTCACATCGGGTCGCGGCCTGCCTGCCAACATTTCGGTTGAGCAGGATATGATGTATGGAGATAAAGTCACGTTCTCTGTTGGAACCGCTTTTGAGAATGGAGTAAAAAAGTTCGTGACGTATACAGGCGGCGATGGAAAGATCATCACTGGCTTTCAAGTCTCGTTCGAAGAACAAGTCGATGCATGTATCGCCGA
Proteins encoded in this window:
- the mgrA gene encoding L-glyceraldehyde 3-phosphate reductase, whose amino-acid sequence is MPYLASDTRYDTMTYNRTGKSGLKLPAISLGWWYNFGGVDKLENGRAIARRAFDLGVTHFDLANNYGPPPGSAEVTFGQLYKQDFHPYRDELIISTKAGYDMWPGPYGEWGSRKYMLASLDASLKRMGLEYVDIFYSHRPDPDTPLEETMGALDSAVRQGKALYVGISSYSPEQTRRAAQILKEMGTPCLIHQPSYNMFDRWIEGGLLDVLSNEGIGCIVFSPLAQGQLTQRYLNGIPSDARASKTERVWLTSDTVEKNLPKVKKLNELAEQRGQSLAQMAIAWTLRNPVVTSSLIGASSVKQLEESLGALNNLKFSADELNNIEKILS
- a CDS encoding ASCH domain-containing protein; translated protein: MTEETIQAYWQKFLSTLPADSPYHSKSYAAEGWGDSPEMADELGALIAQGTKTATCGSVWEWGENPLPQAGLITIVLNGQDEPLCIIEAVEIAIRNYNEVDADFAREEAEGDLSLQYWRELHKDFFSRTLPKIGKEFSEDMPLVCMRFRVIYK
- a CDS encoding nitroreductase family deazaflavin-dependent oxidoreductase, whose product is MNVASYTQEQMNTLRKVFHKLNRFMVWMWKMGWGKMINSWPAVVGRIMVIKHRGRKSGKEYLTPVNYAIVDGEIYCTAGFGSISDWYRNMQANPDIELWLPEGKRKAHAEDVSDSQNRLFLLRQVLIASGFVAPLFGIDPKKVNDEQLDVLSKEYRIVHFIMDKEL
- the surE gene encoding 5'/3'-nucleotidase SurE; the protein is MHILVTNDDGVLAPGLLALAQEMRKLGKVTVFAPDKNWSASGHVKTMERPLRVKEVTLADGTSAFTSDGAPSDCVAILLLGFVQEEIDIVVSGINPNANIGHDITYSGTVTAAMEAVIAGVKGIAVSMDSPEGYKGQLEYSTAAIVGRRVVEKVIADGLPDGVVLNVNVPYRKENELAGYMVTRQGLRVYRDALDERIDPRGKPYFWIGGEAPTGVFEEGSDFGALQDGYVSITPLQLDLTSYKALDVLRKWKF
- a CDS encoding PD40 domain-containing protein, producing MRRQLRITQYAILFPFLFLLSSCNSSPPLTTSLILYRFDPPAFLEYSADLQLTKEIPFHIPPSCGLFNTFPAPSGQFLLIELNCPNGQTVLFLNTETDSVSQPISSSDAHFLAWTSNGKSAYLKIDSLGSPQIVRVDTDGAQDILSIPEFTYDLSAKPDSKDLIFTLSRGLGAGSELYFTRNDGRTTQLLYSDQFNYISFARFSPDGKQIAFIKTPDTQTPFTVGELWIMDADGVNARKLADADAGHGYAANWSPDGKQIAFVLRENPEDENANRSSDALISNIYIVDVASGKLTQVTHLTEGHAETPYWSPDGNTLVFNIVVNGRILVHIADTNSANLEIKPFGTEATCCPAWMRK